The following proteins are encoded in a genomic region of Hymenobacter siberiensis:
- a CDS encoding response regulator transcription factor: MKILLVEDEAALRTALLASLKQAGYLAEAAADYAQAHERIMLYQYDCILLDLTLPDGSGLDLLRALKAGGSPTGVLIITARDALDDKIAGLDLGADDYLIKPFHLSELNARVRAIIRRRQFNGQQQIVFRDLLVLPELAEVHVRGELITLTRKEYDLLLYLLANPGRVLTKEAIAEHLCGDAVDAADSFDFIYTHLKNLRKKLQEKGADNYIRTMYGVGYKLSHE, from the coding sequence ATGAAAATTCTCCTTGTTGAAGACGAAGCGGCCCTGCGCACGGCCCTGCTGGCCTCGCTGAAGCAGGCGGGCTACCTGGCCGAAGCCGCGGCCGACTACGCCCAGGCCCACGAAAGAATCATGCTCTATCAGTATGATTGCATCCTGCTCGACCTGACCCTGCCCGATGGCTCCGGGCTCGACCTGCTCCGCGCCCTCAAAGCCGGGGGCTCGCCGACCGGCGTGCTCATCATCACGGCCCGCGATGCGCTCGACGACAAAATCGCGGGCCTCGACCTCGGGGCCGACGACTACCTCATCAAGCCATTTCACCTTTCCGAGCTCAATGCTCGGGTGCGGGCTATTATCCGTCGCCGCCAGTTCAACGGCCAGCAGCAAATCGTGTTCCGCGACCTGCTGGTGCTGCCCGAGCTGGCCGAAGTGCACGTGCGCGGCGAGCTCATCACCCTCACCCGCAAGGAGTACGACTTGCTGCTGTACCTGCTCGCCAACCCCGGCCGGGTGCTCACTAAGGAAGCCATTGCCGAGCACCTCTGCGGCGATGCCGTGGACGCGGCCGACTCGTTCGACTTCATCTACACCCACCTCAAAAACCTGCGCAAAAAGCTCCAGGAAAAAGGGGCCGACAATTATATCCGCACCATGTACGGCGTGGGCTACAAGCTGAGCCACGAGTAG
- a CDS encoding CoA-acylating methylmalonate-semialdehyde dehydrogenase: MEVQTLKYPAIRNYVAGQSVESASTPTMDVFSPLNGQLISTLPLSNAAALDAAVQAAKAAFPSWSATPIKERVQIFYRYKTLLERDMKALADLVREENGKTYDEARAEVEKAIELTEFACSMPQLIQGEFLEVSKGVEARAERKPLGVVASIAPFNFPNMVPHWTIPNALVLGNTMILKPSEQVPLSAVKIAELLKEAGLPDGVLNVVNGDREIVEAICDHPDIQAVSFVGSTKIAKVVYIRATSNLKRCVALGGAKNHLMVLSDAHPEMTASNVAASMSGCAGQRCMAGSTMVGVGAVDGIVAKIVEEARKIVAGQNLGSVISKEAKERIEQHIAEAEAAGAKVLLDGRNAVVPGHEDGYYVGATVIDYVTPDMRIAQEEVFGPVLAIMRTNTLDEALAIENANPYGNAAAVFTSSGSSARYVMDHAQAGMIGVNIGVPVPREPFSFGGWGDSKFGACDITGKSSIEFWTQLKKTTTKWNPESRVNWMS; the protein is encoded by the coding sequence ATGGAAGTTCAAACATTGAAGTATCCGGCCATTCGCAACTATGTGGCGGGCCAGTCGGTAGAAAGTGCCTCTACGCCCACCATGGACGTATTCAGCCCCCTCAACGGGCAGTTGATTTCCACGTTGCCACTCAGCAATGCCGCCGCGCTCGATGCCGCCGTGCAGGCCGCCAAGGCCGCCTTTCCTTCGTGGTCGGCCACCCCGATTAAGGAGCGGGTTCAGATTTTTTATCGCTATAAAACTCTGCTGGAGCGCGATATGAAAGCCCTGGCCGACCTCGTGCGTGAGGAAAACGGCAAGACCTATGATGAGGCCCGCGCCGAAGTCGAGAAAGCCATCGAACTGACTGAGTTTGCCTGCTCCATGCCCCAGCTCATCCAGGGCGAATTCTTGGAAGTGAGCAAGGGCGTGGAAGCCCGCGCCGAGCGCAAGCCGCTGGGCGTGGTGGCCAGCATCGCCCCGTTCAATTTCCCCAACATGGTCCCCCACTGGACCATTCCGAACGCCCTGGTCCTCGGCAATACCATGATTCTGAAGCCCTCGGAGCAAGTGCCCCTGAGCGCCGTAAAAATCGCCGAGCTGCTGAAAGAAGCCGGCCTGCCCGACGGCGTGCTGAACGTAGTGAACGGCGACCGGGAAATCGTGGAAGCCATCTGCGACCACCCCGATATCCAGGCCGTGAGCTTCGTAGGCTCCACCAAAATCGCCAAAGTCGTCTACATCCGCGCCACCAGCAACCTGAAGCGCTGCGTAGCCCTAGGCGGCGCCAAAAACCACCTGATGGTGTTGTCCGACGCCCACCCCGAGATGACGGCCTCGAACGTGGCCGCCAGCATGTCGGGTTGCGCGGGCCAGCGCTGCATGGCCGGCTCCACCATGGTAGGCGTGGGGGCGGTTGATGGCATCGTGGCCAAAATCGTAGAAGAAGCCCGCAAGATTGTGGCCGGCCAGAACCTCGGCTCCGTCATCAGCAAGGAAGCCAAGGAGCGCATCGAACAGCACATCGCCGAAGCCGAAGCCGCCGGCGCCAAAGTCCTGCTCGACGGCCGCAACGCCGTAGTACCCGGCCACGAAGACGGCTACTACGTGGGTGCCACCGTCATCGACTATGTGACGCCCGACATGCGCATCGCCCAAGAAGAAGTATTCGGCCCGGTGCTCGCCATCATGCGCACCAACACGTTGGACGAGGCCCTGGCTATCGAAAACGCCAACCCCTACGGCAACGCCGCCGCCGTTTTCACCAGCAGCGGCAGCAGCGCCCGCTACGTAATGGACCACGCCCAGGCCGGCATGATTGGCGTGAACATCGGCGTGCCCGTGCCGAGGGAGCCGTTTTCGTTTGGGGGCTGGGGCGACTCGAAA
- a CDS encoding PepSY-like domain-containing protein, with product MAVLTAGAAQAQKVAAAQVPAAATATFKKVFPTVKAVKWEKEGADYEAGFDMGKAEMSAVITAAGVLMETETEMPEAQLPAPVQKSLAMNYKTAKITEAAKVVTAATGTTTYEAEVTQNGKHRDVLFNADGTEVKK from the coding sequence ATGGCCGTGCTTACCGCCGGTGCCGCCCAGGCCCAGAAAGTGGCTGCCGCGCAGGTGCCGGCCGCCGCCACCGCCACGTTCAAAAAAGTCTTCCCCACCGTGAAAGCCGTGAAGTGGGAGAAGGAGGGAGCCGACTACGAAGCCGGTTTCGACATGGGCAAAGCCGAGATGTCGGCCGTCATCACCGCCGCCGGCGTGCTCATGGAAACCGAGACGGAAATGCCCGAGGCCCAATTGCCCGCCCCGGTGCAAAAATCCCTGGCGATGAACTACAAAACCGCCAAAATCACGGAAGCCGCCAAAGTCGTGACTGCCGCTACCGGCACCACTACCTACGAAGCAGAAGTGACCCAGAACGGCAAGCACCGCGACGTGCTTTTCAACGCCGACGGCACCGAGGTAAAGAAATAG
- a CDS encoding SDR family oxidoreductase, whose amino-acid sequence MATPDPRRLANQIALVTGASSGIGVAVAKGLAAHGAKVVVNYAHNQEGANSTVAAIEAAGGTALAIKADVSQEAEVQAMFKQAIEHFGTIHIVVANSGIQQDSAFIDMTLAQWQKVIDVNLTGQFLCLREAAREFIRRGVQPEISKAAGKIICMSSVHEVIPWAGHVNYAASKGGIMQLMKSVAQELAPHKIRANSIGPGAIATPINLTARDTPEEEKALLTLIPYNRVGDPDDVGNLAAWLASDEADYITGQTIFMDGGMTLYPGFTEGG is encoded by the coding sequence ATGGCCACTCCCGACCCCCGGCGTCTCGCCAATCAAATTGCCCTCGTCACGGGGGCCAGCTCCGGCATTGGCGTGGCCGTGGCCAAGGGCCTGGCCGCCCACGGTGCCAAGGTAGTGGTGAACTATGCCCACAACCAGGAAGGGGCCAATTCTACCGTGGCCGCCATCGAGGCAGCCGGCGGTACGGCCCTGGCCATCAAGGCTGACGTGAGCCAGGAAGCCGAGGTGCAGGCCATGTTCAAGCAGGCCATCGAGCACTTCGGCACCATTCATATTGTGGTGGCCAATTCCGGTATTCAGCAGGATTCGGCTTTCATCGACATGACCCTGGCCCAGTGGCAGAAGGTGATTGACGTGAACCTGACCGGCCAGTTCCTGTGCTTGCGCGAGGCCGCCCGCGAGTTTATCCGGCGCGGCGTGCAGCCCGAAATTTCGAAAGCGGCCGGCAAAATCATCTGCATGAGCTCGGTGCACGAAGTCATTCCGTGGGCCGGGCACGTGAACTACGCGGCCAGCAAGGGCGGCATTATGCAGCTCATGAAAAGCGTGGCCCAGGAGCTGGCCCCGCATAAAATCCGGGCTAACAGCATCGGGCCGGGCGCCATTGCCACGCCCATCAACCTCACGGCCCGCGATACCCCCGAGGAGGAAAAAGCCCTGCTCACCCTCATTCCCTACAACCGCGTGGGCGACCCCGACGACGTGGGCAACCTCGCCGCCTGGCTGGCTTCGGACGAAGCCGACTACATCACCGGCCAAACCATTTTTATGGACGGCGGCATGACCCTGTACCCGGGGTTCACGGAGGGCGGTTGA
- a CDS encoding sensor histidine kinase: MNLLNATTRYYLLLALLVFVGGSLGLYYGINWALRTEVGEQLADRRQELLAKARANELPPVDQLAVLLDISRMPRPLGFRDTILLDRTENVLVPHRQLTFPLTVRGEGPVWVSLRKSLVEAEDLLGVVSALMLSVLALLLGGMVALNRWLSARLWAPFRHTLAALRQYDLQQHRPLALPAPPVAEFAELNQALNGFSQRLVADYESLREFTANAAHETQTPLAIMQAQLEQLLQVPALAEDPAVAPLVADLYGATLRLSRLHQALSLLSKIENRQFAQAQPVRLDQLLAEKMAQLEPLFEARKLHYGLDSSVPVVVQMHPGLADSLLQNLLQNAVKHNVRGGQLAVYLSNTELKVTNSGPTVEGDPARFFERFRKHNAASESPGLGLSIVQQICGYYGFGVTYSVAEEGTCHTLRVVLKPGAEALPQNAEISLVATE, translated from the coding sequence ATGAATCTCCTCAACGCCACTACGCGCTACTACTTGTTACTGGCTCTGCTTGTGTTTGTGGGGGGCAGCCTGGGCCTGTACTACGGCATCAACTGGGCGCTGCGCACGGAGGTGGGCGAGCAGCTGGCCGACCGCCGCCAGGAGCTGCTGGCCAAAGCCCGCGCCAACGAGCTGCCGCCCGTGGACCAGCTGGCCGTGCTGCTCGACATCAGCCGCATGCCCCGCCCACTGGGCTTCCGCGATACGATACTGCTCGACCGGACCGAGAATGTGCTGGTGCCGCACCGGCAGCTCACGTTTCCGCTCACGGTGCGCGGCGAGGGGCCGGTGTGGGTATCGTTGCGCAAGTCGCTGGTGGAGGCCGAAGACTTGCTGGGCGTCGTATCAGCCCTGATGCTGAGCGTGCTGGCCCTGCTGCTTGGCGGAATGGTGGCGCTGAACCGGTGGCTGTCGGCCCGGCTCTGGGCGCCCTTCCGGCATACGCTGGCGGCCCTGCGCCAGTACGACTTGCAGCAGCACCGGCCCCTGGCGCTGCCCGCGCCCCCGGTGGCTGAATTTGCTGAGCTCAACCAGGCGTTGAACGGCTTTAGTCAGCGCCTGGTGGCTGATTATGAGAGCCTGCGGGAGTTCACGGCCAATGCCGCCCACGAAACCCAGACGCCCCTGGCCATCATGCAGGCCCAGCTGGAGCAGCTGCTGCAAGTGCCCGCCCTGGCCGAAGACCCCGCCGTGGCGCCGCTCGTGGCCGACCTTTACGGGGCTACGCTGCGCCTCTCGCGCCTGCACCAGGCCCTGAGCCTTCTCAGTAAAATCGAAAACCGGCAGTTTGCCCAGGCTCAGCCCGTGCGCCTCGACCAGCTGCTGGCCGAGAAAATGGCCCAGCTCGAACCCCTTTTTGAAGCCCGCAAGCTGCACTACGGCCTCGATAGCAGCGTGCCCGTGGTGGTGCAGATGCACCCCGGCCTGGCCGATTCCCTGCTGCAAAACCTGTTGCAGAATGCCGTGAAGCACAACGTGCGCGGCGGCCAGCTGGCCGTTTACCTGTCGAACACTGAGTTGAAAGTGACCAACTCCGGCCCGACCGTGGAGGGCGACCCGGCCCGGTTCTTCGAGCGTTTCCGCAAGCACAACGCTGCTTCTGAGTCGCCGGGCCTGGGCCTGAGCATTGTGCAGCAAATATGCGGCTACTACGGCTTTGGGGTTACGTATTCGGTGGCGGAGGAAGGCACCTGCCATACCCTGCGCGTGGTGCTGAAACCGGGCGCCGAAGCCCTGCCGCAAAATGCTGAAATCAGTTTGGTGGCTACAGAATAG
- a CDS encoding WG repeat-containing protein: protein MVHCFLASPFIDVVRAGQFAALQATLLASPGPDTLLLGNLVLADGTAPLDAVVVRPHSITVLVFAPRGGRLSIPALGYGRWQLNGVALSGPDDFDNPFEQFREQKAALAGWLQPRFTPGQADLNGVSGLVLFDALVEFGPDVEAALSEAPAGFRIATSPADVSVLLRDLGTPEINLTAADITEWAAEWAAFVAKPAAPESAGMASEPASATQAQDLAQMATSGSTFLGQKARALWGWLGANDVPDDDLPYGYTATLSARNEEKQQLEQLRQQMQADLSTQLQALEAREAERERSIAQLRTELAQAPPVAAKATALVSRLGAETREKAALEAEMQASRDELAARNQELDVKIQQLSQLIGQLNASPIASASAAAAPAAAVPVTAALPAAENVVESRNAPVAPAIAAAPSGISAAPVSVGAAPVAALPTATAVRPSLAEGQPAVSLANRLAHLRTQAHAAAEVLRPRLRQAWEWGQSQPRAMLAAAGVAVLGLGIWGLSHAGSAPPVPFQENGRWGYADASGQPVIPAQFTAASPFEKGQAVVAKDGAYGFVDEKGKEIIPAAYDALNPYVGGYARARVGDAYTFIDEDGQEFDHYYFNALDFAEGRAAVLDHRGWHYISGPTEPDTPPIALKEAYSFAEGLARVKLPDGYTFITADYLADPGQGTKPFGRYQQATDFANGQARVKQAGRSFTINKDGEEIK, encoded by the coding sequence ATGGTTCATTGTTTTCTCGCTTCTCCTTTTATTGATGTGGTCCGCGCCGGGCAGTTTGCAGCCCTGCAAGCCACGCTGCTAGCCAGCCCCGGCCCCGATACCCTGCTGCTGGGCAACCTGGTGCTAGCCGACGGCACCGCCCCGCTCGATGCCGTGGTGGTGCGCCCGCACAGCATCACCGTGCTGGTATTTGCGCCCCGTGGCGGCCGGCTCAGCATTCCCGCGCTAGGCTACGGCCGCTGGCAGCTCAATGGCGTGGCCCTCTCCGGTCCCGATGATTTCGACAATCCTTTCGAGCAGTTTCGGGAGCAGAAAGCGGCGCTGGCCGGTTGGCTCCAGCCGCGTTTCACCCCCGGGCAGGCCGATTTGAATGGCGTTTCCGGCCTCGTGCTCTTTGATGCGCTGGTTGAATTCGGCCCCGACGTAGAAGCCGCTCTCTCTGAAGCCCCGGCCGGGTTCCGCATCGCCACTAGCCCGGCCGACGTATCCGTTCTTTTACGCGACTTAGGTACGCCTGAAATCAACCTAACGGCCGCTGATATAACCGAGTGGGCCGCCGAATGGGCCGCCTTCGTGGCCAAGCCCGCCGCCCCCGAAAGTGCAGGCATGGCCAGCGAGCCGGCCAGCGCCACCCAGGCACAAGACCTGGCCCAGATGGCCACCAGCGGCAGCACCTTTCTGGGCCAGAAGGCGCGCGCCCTCTGGGGCTGGCTCGGGGCCAATGACGTGCCCGACGATGACCTACCCTACGGCTATACCGCCACCCTGAGCGCCCGCAACGAGGAAAAACAGCAGCTCGAACAGCTGCGCCAGCAAATGCAGGCCGACCTCAGCACCCAGCTTCAGGCCCTGGAAGCCCGCGAAGCCGAGCGCGAGCGCAGCATTGCCCAGCTTCGCACCGAGCTGGCCCAGGCCCCTCCCGTAGCGGCCAAGGCCACGGCCCTTGTGTCACGCCTCGGGGCCGAAACCCGTGAAAAAGCCGCCCTCGAAGCCGAAATGCAGGCATCCCGCGACGAGCTGGCCGCCCGCAACCAGGAGCTGGATGTCAAGATTCAGCAGCTCAGTCAGCTAATCGGCCAGTTGAACGCCAGTCCGATTGCCAGCGCCTCTGCAGCTGCTGCGCCTGCTGCCGCGGTCCCCGTTACCGCTGCGCTGCCCGCCGCTGAGAACGTTGTAGAGAGCCGGAATGCCCCGGTTGCCCCGGCGATTGCCGCGGCTCCGTCGGGCATTTCAGCAGCTCCGGTTTCGGTTGGTGCGGCCCCCGTGGCAGCTCTGCCAACTGCGACTGCTGTGCGGCCATCATTGGCCGAGGGGCAGCCAGCCGTTTCCCTTGCCAATCGCCTTGCGCACCTGCGCACCCAGGCGCATGCCGCCGCCGAAGTACTGCGGCCCCGGCTGCGGCAGGCGTGGGAGTGGGGGCAAAGCCAGCCCCGCGCCATGTTGGCAGCGGCCGGTGTGGCCGTGCTCGGCCTGGGCATCTGGGGCCTGAGCCATGCGGGCAGCGCGCCGCCCGTGCCCTTCCAGGAAAACGGCCGCTGGGGCTACGCCGACGCCAGCGGCCAGCCGGTAATTCCGGCCCAGTTCACGGCTGCCAGCCCATTTGAGAAAGGGCAGGCCGTAGTGGCGAAAGACGGCGCGTATGGCTTCGTGGATGAAAAAGGCAAGGAGATAATTCCCGCCGCCTACGACGCCCTCAATCCCTACGTCGGCGGCTACGCCCGCGCCCGGGTGGGCGATGCCTACACTTTCATCGACGAAGACGGCCAGGAATTCGACCATTATTATTTTAACGCCCTCGACTTCGCCGAAGGCCGCGCCGCCGTGCTCGACCACCGGGGCTGGCACTACATCAGCGGCCCCACCGAGCCCGATACGCCGCCCATCGCCTTAAAAGAAGCGTACTCATTTGCCGAAGGCCTGGCCCGCGTGAAGCTGCCTGATGGTTACACCTTTATCACCGCCGATTATCTCGCCGACCCCGGCCAGGGCACCAAACCCTTCGGCCGCTATCAGCAGGCCACTGACTTTGCCAACGGCCAGGCCCGCGTGAAACAAGCCGGCCGCAGCTTCACTATCAACAAGGACGGTGAGGAAATAAAGTGA
- a CDS encoding cyclase family protein, which yields MPIPFPWLDATTPIHDGMVHWPDNAPVHVKKTLSIATGAAANVTEVSMSAHTGTHVDAPLHFTAHAGDSTTLDLARLMGPARVVAITNPKSISLAEVQHLEIEPGARLLFRTRMSDSEWNAMPFQPDFVALDGDAAAFLRDAGVVCVGVDYLSVGKADAHHALLDAGICVIEGLALQHIAPGDYEMLCLPLKIVDSDGAPARVLLRPQ from the coding sequence ATGCCTATCCCTTTCCCCTGGCTCGACGCCACTACGCCCATCCACGACGGCATGGTGCACTGGCCCGATAACGCCCCTGTCCACGTCAAAAAAACGCTCAGCATTGCCACCGGCGCGGCGGCCAACGTCACCGAAGTGTCGATGAGCGCCCACACTGGCACCCACGTCGATGCGCCGCTGCACTTCACCGCCCACGCCGGCGACAGCACCACGCTGGACCTGGCCCGCCTGATGGGCCCGGCCCGCGTCGTAGCCATCACCAACCCTAAAAGCATCAGCCTGGCCGAAGTGCAGCACTTGGAAATTGAGCCCGGAGCCCGCCTGCTGTTCCGCACCCGCATGTCGGATTCGGAGTGGAACGCCATGCCTTTTCAGCCCGATTTTGTAGCGCTGGACGGCGATGCGGCCGCTTTTCTGCGCGATGCGGGCGTGGTTTGCGTGGGGGTCGACTACCTGTCCGTAGGCAAAGCCGATGCCCACCACGCCCTGCTCGATGCCGGAATTTGCGTGATTGAGGGGTTGGCTTTGCAGCACATCGCGCCTGGCGATTACGAGATGCTGTGCCTGCCGCTGAAAATTGTGGACAGCGACGGCGCGCCCGCCCGCGTGCTGTTGCGCCCTCAGTAA
- a CDS encoding DUF6799 domain-containing protein: MFSRIFRLCWATTSLLALHGPAHAQQTPNNDGFQRRNGQMQVVRNGQPRPMTRDAHLPTGATVTKDGFVVSPTGQRTELREGQGCDLRGRPVVMRTAANGALSLGSASAPASAGSTRAVPEAAPSLLDQLFGSDNEEGSGKIKFKKHKKHHGKGHGHGDD, encoded by the coding sequence ATGTTTTCGCGCATCTTCCGGCTTTGCTGGGCCACTACCAGCCTGCTGGCACTACACGGGCCGGCGCACGCCCAGCAAACGCCCAACAACGACGGCTTCCAGCGCCGCAACGGCCAGATGCAGGTGGTGCGCAACGGCCAGCCCCGCCCCATGACCCGCGACGCCCACCTGCCCACCGGCGCTACCGTCACCAAAGACGGCTTCGTGGTGAGCCCCACCGGCCAGCGCACCGAGCTGCGCGAGGGCCAGGGCTGCGACCTGCGCGGCCGCCCCGTAGTCATGCGCACCGCCGCCAACGGCGCGCTGTCTTTGGGCTCCGCCTCGGCTCCGGCCTCCGCTGGCAGCACCCGTGCGGTGCCCGAAGCGGCTCCTTCGCTATTAGACCAGCTATTTGGCTCGGATAACGAGGAAGGCTCCGGAAAAATAAAGTTTAAGAAGCACAAAAAGCACCATGGCAAAGGCCACGGCCACGGCGACGACTAG
- a CDS encoding MGH1-like glycoside hydrolase domain-containing protein produces MNPEQTRLAEANAGTKPWRRFGPYVADRQWGTVREDYSANGDAWDFTTHDQARSRAYRWGEEALAGFCDDEQRLCFGLGLWNGQDAILKERLFGLSGPEGNHGEDVKEVYYYLDATPTHSYQRMLYKYPQHAFPYEWLVQENARRDRSKPEFELMDTAIFLENCYFDVFVEFAKADAEDVLIQLTIINRGPAEAKLHLLPQLWFRNTWAWGEDAYRPHLAATPDNNIHAEHRDLGAFILYCDEAPSLLFCENATNNGRLYNAPSNELFFKDGINDYLLHGQTNAVNPARTGTKAAAHYELAIAPGATRLVRLRLAAPELQNPFADFDQTLKLRLAEADQFYQALQCDLASADARLVQRQAFAGMLWSKQFYYYDVARWLAGDPALPPPPPERLDGRNGTGWTHLNNQHVISMPDTWEYPWYAAWDLAFHCLPLAQLDAQFAKDQLLLLCRDWYMHPNGQLPAYEWKLSDVNPPVHAYATWRVFKMDQKAHGGHGDVKFLETIFHRLLINFTWWVNRKDRDGRNIFEGGFLGLDNIGVFDRSAPLPFGGFLEQADGTAWVAMYALNMMRIALQLSQTNPVYQDLASKFFEHFLYIAEAMTNVANEHMDLWDDEDEFYYDALNTPDRGHELLKVRSLVGLIPLFAVEVIDEDLLAGAPEFLARMNWFLDNRPVLASLVSRWQEPGKGARHLLSLLRGHRVKRLLARMLDEAEFLSPYGIRSLSRYHLDHPYIFRGTETRFTVDYEPAESQTSLFGGNSNWRGPVWMPMNFLLIESLQRFHHYYGDDFKVEYPTNSGQTVTLLEVADALTQRLTQLFLRDPETGRRTCFGDDKQLQNDPNFRDYLWFHEYFNGENGHGLGASHQTGWTGLIAKLLQPRSGV; encoded by the coding sequence ATGAACCCCGAACAAACCCGCCTCGCCGAAGCCAACGCCGGCACCAAGCCCTGGCGCAGGTTTGGCCCCTACGTGGCCGACCGGCAGTGGGGCACCGTGCGCGAAGACTACAGCGCCAACGGCGACGCCTGGGACTTCACCACCCACGACCAGGCCCGCAGCCGTGCCTACCGCTGGGGCGAAGAGGCCCTGGCGGGTTTCTGCGACGACGAGCAGCGCCTCTGCTTCGGCCTGGGCCTCTGGAACGGGCAGGATGCGATACTGAAAGAGCGCCTGTTTGGGCTGAGCGGGCCGGAGGGCAACCACGGCGAAGACGTGAAAGAGGTCTATTACTACCTCGATGCCACGCCCACGCACTCCTACCAGCGCATGCTGTATAAGTACCCGCAGCACGCTTTCCCCTACGAGTGGCTGGTGCAGGAAAACGCCCGCCGCGACCGCAGTAAGCCGGAATTCGAGCTGATGGACACCGCCATTTTCCTCGAAAATTGCTACTTCGACGTGTTCGTGGAATTCGCCAAGGCCGATGCCGAGGACGTGCTCATTCAGCTCACCATCATCAACCGCGGCCCGGCCGAGGCGAAGCTGCACCTGCTGCCGCAGCTCTGGTTTCGCAATACATGGGCCTGGGGTGAAGACGCTTACCGGCCCCACCTGGCCGCCACGCCCGACAACAACATCCACGCCGAGCACCGCGATTTGGGCGCATTCATCCTTTACTGCGACGAAGCGCCCAGCCTGCTTTTCTGCGAAAATGCCACCAACAACGGCCGCCTCTACAACGCGCCTTCCAACGAGCTTTTTTTCAAGGATGGCATCAATGATTACCTGCTCCACGGCCAGACCAACGCCGTGAACCCCGCCCGCACCGGCACCAAAGCCGCCGCCCACTACGAGCTGGCCATAGCACCGGGCGCTACCCGCCTGGTGCGCCTGCGCCTGGCCGCCCCGGAGCTGCAAAATCCCTTCGCCGATTTCGACCAGACCCTGAAGCTGCGCCTGGCCGAAGCCGACCAGTTTTACCAGGCCCTGCAATGCGACCTGGCCAGCGCCGATGCCCGCCTGGTGCAGCGCCAGGCCTTCGCCGGCATGCTCTGGAGCAAGCAGTTCTATTATTACGACGTGGCCCGCTGGCTGGCCGGCGACCCCGCCCTGCCGCCCCCGCCGCCGGAGCGCCTCGACGGCCGCAACGGCACCGGCTGGACGCACCTCAACAACCAGCACGTCATCTCGATGCCCGATACCTGGGAATACCCCTGGTACGCGGCCTGGGACCTGGCCTTTCACTGCCTGCCGCTGGCCCAGCTCGATGCGCAATTTGCCAAGGACCAGCTGCTGCTGCTGTGCCGCGACTGGTACATGCACCCCAACGGCCAGCTGCCCGCCTACGAGTGGAAGCTGAGTGACGTGAACCCGCCCGTGCACGCCTACGCCACCTGGCGCGTGTTCAAAATGGACCAGAAAGCCCACGGCGGCCACGGCGACGTGAAGTTTCTGGAAACCATCTTCCACCGCCTGCTCATCAATTTTACCTGGTGGGTGAACCGCAAGGACCGCGACGGACGCAATATTTTCGAGGGCGGCTTTCTGGGGCTGGATAATATTGGGGTGTTCGACCGCTCGGCCCCGCTGCCCTTCGGCGGCTTCCTGGAGCAGGCCGACGGCACCGCCTGGGTGGCCATGTACGCGCTCAATATGATGCGCATCGCCCTGCAGCTCAGCCAGACCAACCCGGTGTACCAGGACTTGGCCAGCAAGTTCTTCGAGCATTTCCTGTACATCGCCGAGGCCATGACCAACGTGGCCAACGAGCATATGGACCTCTGGGACGACGAAGACGAGTTTTACTACGATGCCTTGAACACGCCCGACCGCGGCCATGAGCTACTGAAAGTGCGCAGCCTGGTGGGCCTGATTCCGCTTTTTGCCGTGGAGGTGATTGACGAGGATTTGCTGGCCGGCGCACCGGAGTTTCTGGCCCGCATGAACTGGTTTCTCGATAACCGGCCCGTGCTGGCTTCGCTGGTGTCGCGCTGGCAGGAGCCCGGTAAGGGAGCCCGCCACCTGCTTTCGCTGTTGCGCGGCCACCGCGTGAAGCGGTTATTAGCCAGAATGTTGGATGAGGCCGAATTCCTCTCGCCCTACGGCATCCGCAGCCTGTCGCGCTACCACCTGGACCACCCGTATATCTTCCGGGGCACCGAAACCCGGTTCACCGTCGACTACGAGCCGGCCGAGTCGCAGACCAGCCTCTTTGGGGGCAACAGCAACTGGCGCGGCCCCGTGTGGATGCCCATGAACTTCCTGCTCATCGAGTCGCTGCAACGCTTCCACCACTACTACGGCGATGATTTCAAGGTGGAATACCCCACCAATTCCGGCCAGACCGTTACCCTGCTCGAAGTAGCCGACGCCCTCACCCAGCGCCTCACCCAGCTCTTCCTGCGCGACCCCGAAACCGGCCGCCGCACCTGCTTCGGCGACGACAAGCAGCTGCAAAACGACCCGAATTTCCGCGACTACCTCTGGTTTCACGAATACTTTAACGGCGAGAACGGCCACGGCCTCGGAGCCAGCCACCAAACGGGCTGGACTGGGCTGATTGCGAAGCTGTTGCAGCCGAGAAGCGGGGTGTAG